The Mycolicibacterium smegmatis genome has a window encoding:
- a CDS encoding lysophospholipid acyltransferase family protein, which yields MWYWIFKFVLLGPLLALIGRPKVTGLENIPADGPAILASNHLAVMDSFYLPLVVSRRITFLAKKEYFTGTGIKGRFLAWFYTVVGQVPIDRTDADSAQDALNTAERILNQGKLLGMYPEGTRSPDGRLYKGKTGLARLALQTGVPVIPVAMVGTDVVNPPGHKGLRFGHVEVRIGKPMDFSRFDGLAGNRFIERAVIDEVMYELMRLSEQEYVDLYAADVKKAGDAAPAKPASRLPEAAAG from the coding sequence ATGTGGTACTGGATTTTCAAGTTCGTCCTGTTGGGACCCTTGCTGGCCCTCATCGGTAGGCCGAAAGTCACTGGGCTGGAGAACATCCCGGCCGACGGCCCGGCGATCCTGGCCAGCAACCACCTCGCGGTGATGGACAGTTTCTACCTCCCGCTCGTGGTCAGCCGCCGCATCACGTTCCTGGCCAAGAAGGAGTACTTCACCGGCACCGGGATCAAGGGCCGCTTCCTGGCGTGGTTCTACACGGTCGTCGGCCAGGTGCCGATCGACCGCACCGACGCCGATTCGGCGCAGGACGCGCTGAACACCGCCGAGCGGATCCTCAATCAGGGCAAGTTGCTCGGCATGTACCCCGAGGGCACCCGTTCGCCCGACGGCAGGCTCTACAAGGGCAAGACGGGCCTGGCCCGCCTGGCGCTGCAGACCGGTGTGCCGGTGATCCCGGTGGCGATGGTCGGCACCGACGTCGTCAACCCGCCCGGGCACAAGGGCCTGCGGTTCGGCCACGTCGAGGTCCGCATCGGCAAGCCGATGGACTTCTCGCGCTTCGACGGCCTGGCGGGTAACCGCTTCATCGAACGCGCCGTCATCGACGAGGTCATGTACGAGCTCATGCGGCTCTCCGAGCAGGAGTACGTCGACCTCTACGCCGCCGACGTGAAGAAGGCAGGTGACGCGGCGCCGGCCAAACCGGCGTCGCGACTGCCCGAGGCCGCCGCGGGCTGA
- a CDS encoding SRPBCC family protein, translating into MADKTAQTIYIEADPKTVMDVIADIGSYPEWVAEYKETEVLEVDVNGNPKKARLVLDAAVLKDTMVLEYVWPPDRTSVTWSLVSSSLLRSLNGAYRLSPKGSGTEVTYELSVDLVVPMIGLLKRKAERRLTDTALKDLKKRAEVR; encoded by the coding sequence GTGGCGGACAAAACTGCGCAGACCATCTACATCGAAGCCGATCCGAAGACGGTGATGGATGTCATCGCCGACATCGGTTCGTATCCGGAGTGGGTTGCCGAGTACAAGGAGACCGAGGTGCTCGAGGTCGATGTCAACGGCAATCCCAAGAAGGCCCGGCTGGTGCTCGACGCCGCGGTCCTCAAGGACACGATGGTGCTGGAGTACGTGTGGCCGCCCGATCGGACCTCGGTGACCTGGTCTCTGGTGTCGAGTTCGCTGTTGCGCTCGCTCAACGGGGCTTATCGGCTGTCGCCCAAGGGATCCGGCACCGAGGTGACCTATGAGCTCTCGGTGGATCTGGTCGTCCCGATGATCGGACTGCTCAAACGCAAGGCCGAGCGCAGGCTCACCGACACCGCGCTCAAGGACCTCAAGAAGCGGGCCGAGGTGCGGTGA
- the pimB gene encoding GDP-mannose-dependent alpha-(1-6)-phosphatidylinositol monomannoside mannosyltransferase, which yields MTRVLLVTNDFPPRRGGIQSYLEAFVGELVRTHELTVYAPKWKGAEEYDEKAARSGYRVVRHPTTLMLPEPTVASRMKRLIGEHDIETVWFGAAAPLALLGPLARRAGARRIVASTHGHEVGWSMLPVARTALRRIGNDADVVTFVSRYTRSRFASAFGPSAALEHLPPGVDTDRFAPDPDARARMRERYGLGDRPVVVCLSRLVPRKGQDMLIRALPELRRRVPDTALAIVGGGPYLETLQRMASDLGVAEHVVFTRGIPAEELPAHHAMADVFAMPCRTRGAGLDVEGLGIVYLEASACGVPVVAGRSGGAPETVLDGKTGTVVDGTDVDAITTAVGDLLADPRRAAAMGVAGRHWALDNWQWRTRGARLAELLSGRREARQA from the coding sequence ATGACCCGGGTGTTGTTGGTCACCAACGACTTTCCACCGCGACGCGGCGGGATCCAGTCGTATCTGGAGGCTTTCGTCGGCGAACTGGTCCGCACCCACGAGCTCACGGTGTACGCGCCCAAGTGGAAGGGTGCTGAAGAGTACGACGAGAAGGCCGCCCGGAGCGGCTACCGCGTCGTACGCCATCCGACGACGCTCATGCTGCCCGAGCCGACGGTCGCATCCCGCATGAAGCGGCTCATCGGCGAGCACGACATCGAGACCGTGTGGTTCGGTGCCGCGGCGCCGCTCGCGCTGCTGGGACCGCTGGCCCGCCGGGCCGGGGCCAGACGCATCGTGGCGTCCACCCACGGGCACGAGGTCGGCTGGTCGATGCTGCCCGTCGCGCGCACCGCACTGCGCCGAATCGGCAACGACGCCGACGTGGTGACGTTCGTCAGCCGCTACACGCGCAGCCGCTTCGCGTCGGCCTTCGGCCCGTCCGCGGCGCTGGAGCACCTGCCGCCCGGCGTCGACACCGACCGGTTCGCGCCCGACCCGGACGCCCGCGCGCGGATGCGCGAACGCTACGGCCTGGGGGACCGGCCGGTGGTGGTGTGCCTTTCGCGGCTCGTACCGCGCAAGGGGCAAGACATGCTGATCCGGGCGCTGCCCGAACTGCGCAGGCGGGTGCCCGACACCGCGCTGGCCATCGTGGGCGGCGGACCGTACCTGGAGACGTTGCAGCGCATGGCGTCCGACCTGGGCGTGGCCGAGCACGTCGTGTTCACGCGCGGAATCCCCGCCGAGGAGCTACCCGCACACCACGCGATGGCCGACGTGTTCGCGATGCCGTGCCGCACGCGCGGCGCCGGTCTGGACGTCGAGGGCCTCGGGATCGTCTACCTGGAGGCCTCGGCATGCGGCGTGCCGGTGGTGGCGGGGCGGTCCGGCGGCGCACCCGAGACCGTGCTGGACGGCAAGACCGGAACTGTCGTCGACGGAACCGATGTCGACGCGATCACCACGGCCGTCGGCGATCTGCTCGCCGATCCGCGCCGCGCGGCCGCGATGGGCGTCGCGGGCAGGCACTGGGCGCTGGACAACTGGCAGTGGCGGACGCGGGGCGCCCGCCTCGCCGAACTGCTCTCGGGCCGACGCGAGGCGCGTCAGGCGTAG
- a CDS encoding peptidase yields MLLVELGLAVALLGTASNPPSAGQQPHPPVSATSAPADAAPVQTFTLPDGRTARLLTLGGPQTDVLLDRIRDELLGAADAVTAFWGPDWPREIDIAVAGTPEQFRVLGGVGADIAAITTADRIVFAPGAATMSPAALRIVLRHELFHYAARSVTAYDAPRWLTEGVADYVARPDAPRPGPQAAQMLARLPTDADLDTPGSTRSTAYDRAWWFTRYVADAYGPAKLRDLYVRACGFDHPDIATAVRTSLGAELDAVVDGWRRWMSG; encoded by the coding sequence GTGCTGCTGGTCGAACTCGGCCTGGCGGTCGCCCTGCTCGGCACCGCGTCGAACCCGCCGAGTGCCGGGCAGCAACCCCACCCGCCCGTGAGCGCGACGAGTGCACCGGCCGACGCCGCGCCCGTGCAGACATTCACGCTGCCCGACGGCCGTACCGCACGCCTGTTGACCCTCGGCGGACCACAGACCGACGTGCTGCTCGACCGCATCCGCGACGAGCTACTCGGCGCGGCCGACGCCGTGACCGCGTTCTGGGGTCCGGACTGGCCGCGGGAGATCGACATCGCCGTGGCAGGCACGCCCGAGCAGTTCCGCGTGCTCGGCGGTGTGGGCGCCGACATCGCCGCGATCACCACGGCCGACCGCATCGTCTTCGCCCCCGGCGCGGCGACCATGAGCCCGGCCGCGTTGCGGATCGTCCTGCGACACGAACTGTTCCACTACGCGGCCCGGTCGGTCACGGCGTACGACGCGCCCCGCTGGCTCACCGAGGGGGTTGCCGACTACGTGGCGCGGCCCGACGCGCCGCGGCCGGGGCCACAGGCTGCGCAGATGCTCGCGAGGCTGCCCACCGACGCCGATCTCGACACGCCCGGCTCGACCCGTTCGACGGCGTACGACCGGGCCTGGTGGTTCACCCGCTACGTGGCCGACGCGTACGGGCCCGCAAAACTGCGTGACCTGTACGTGCGGGCCTGCGGCTTCGACCATCCGGACATCGCGACCGCGGTGCGGACCAGTCTGGGCGCCGAACTCGACGCGGTGGTCGACGGGTGGCGGCGCTGGATGAGCGGCTAG
- a CDS encoding membrane protein, with the protein MQATVHLDLVPRDRLPLVCCLLAFILTFFVTRTVVRYIRSHADSDQPRRWWQPRNIAHGTMHIHHVVIGVVLVMVSGVTMVTLAVNGGVAEFTVAATFFGIGAALVLDEFALILHLSDVYWSEDGRTSVDAVFAAVAVAGLLILGFNPLSFFDVDIWREDPSWLARAAVVLLAVVTLLLAVVVLLKGKVWTGLVGMFITPLLVIGAIRLSRPHAPWARWRYTKRPRKMHRALERERWLRRPVVQAKLWLQDAITGMPRFPDDAAVDEQLDREIHAAPAPGAGIDAKIEARIEARTERTRRTGSCGTSTTPSSSTTDARST; encoded by the coding sequence GTGCAAGCGACCGTCCACCTCGATCTCGTCCCACGCGATCGCCTGCCGCTGGTGTGCTGCCTGCTGGCGTTCATCCTCACCTTCTTCGTGACCCGAACCGTGGTGCGCTACATCCGCAGCCACGCCGACAGCGACCAGCCGCGCAGATGGTGGCAGCCCCGCAACATCGCGCACGGCACCATGCACATCCACCACGTCGTGATCGGTGTCGTGCTGGTCATGGTCTCCGGGGTAACCATGGTGACCTTGGCGGTAAACGGCGGGGTGGCCGAGTTCACGGTCGCCGCGACGTTCTTCGGCATCGGCGCCGCGCTCGTGCTCGACGAGTTCGCGCTGATCCTGCATCTGTCCGACGTGTACTGGTCCGAGGACGGCCGCACCTCGGTCGACGCGGTGTTCGCTGCGGTGGCCGTGGCCGGCCTGCTGATCCTGGGATTCAACCCGCTGTCGTTCTTCGACGTCGACATCTGGCGCGAGGATCCCAGCTGGCTGGCGCGCGCCGCGGTGGTCCTGCTCGCGGTGGTTACGCTGTTGCTGGCGGTCGTCGTACTGCTCAAGGGCAAGGTGTGGACGGGTCTGGTGGGAATGTTCATCACCCCGTTGCTGGTCATCGGTGCCATCCGGTTGTCACGGCCGCACGCGCCGTGGGCCCGGTGGCGCTACACGAAACGACCCCGCAAGATGCACCGCGCGCTCGAGCGGGAACGATGGCTGCGGCGTCCGGTGGTGCAGGCCAAACTGTGGCTGCAGGACGCCATCACCGGGATGCCGAGGTTTCCCGATGATGCGGCGGTCGATGAGCAACTGGACCGGGAGATCCACGCCGCGCCCGCACCCGGGGCCGGGATCGACGCCAAGATCGAGGCCCGGATCGAAGCTAGGACGGAACGGACGAGGCGAACTGGTTCATGCGGTACTTCTACGACACCGAGTTCATCGACGACGGACGCACGATCGACCTGA
- a CDS encoding glycosyltransferase 87 family protein, whose protein sequence is MSKRQSPRGAGLAPTIAWRVFQLLTLAGVLWVGWRLLGRVPYRIDIDVYRMGGRAWLDGRPLYADGAIFHTQGGLDLPFTYPPLAAIAFAPFAWLSLPLASSAITATTLVLLIVATTIVLTRLDVWPHTTVTSEPAWMRRAWLAAAMVAPAVIYLEPIRSNFEFGQINVVLMTLVIADCVPRRTPWPRGLLLGLAIALKLTPAVFLLYFLLRRDIHTLLRTAATAVVASLAGFALAWSDSVEYWTETVRNTDRIGTATLNTNQNIAGALARLGLGESPRFILWVLACFAVLALTVWAVRRALRGDTADQTTEAPVLTLVCVALFGLVVSPVSWSHHWVWMLPVLVVTAVLAYRRRSVWFAALTAAGLALTVWTPITLLPEHRETTASLWRQLAGGSYVWWAFAVIVVIGLVSSSRTHTGDAHETDEPLVPLARGEAG, encoded by the coding sequence ATGAGTAAGCGGCAGTCGCCCCGCGGGGCTGGTTTGGCACCAACCATCGCGTGGCGGGTTTTTCAGCTGCTGACGCTGGCCGGGGTGCTGTGGGTCGGATGGCGGTTGCTGGGCCGCGTGCCCTACCGCATCGACATCGACGTGTACCGCATGGGTGGCCGAGCCTGGCTCGACGGCAGGCCACTTTACGCCGACGGAGCGATCTTCCACACCCAGGGCGGCCTCGATCTGCCGTTCACCTATCCCCCGCTCGCCGCGATCGCATTCGCTCCGTTCGCGTGGCTTTCGCTGCCGCTGGCGAGTTCGGCGATCACGGCGACGACGCTGGTGCTGCTGATCGTCGCCACCACGATCGTGCTGACGCGCCTCGACGTGTGGCCGCACACCACTGTCACCTCGGAACCGGCCTGGATGCGCCGCGCCTGGCTGGCCGCGGCGATGGTCGCGCCCGCGGTGATCTATCTCGAACCGATCCGGTCCAACTTCGAGTTCGGCCAGATCAACGTCGTGCTGATGACGCTGGTGATCGCCGACTGCGTGCCGCGGCGCACGCCGTGGCCACGCGGCCTGCTGCTGGGACTGGCCATCGCGCTCAAGCTGACCCCCGCGGTGTTCCTGCTGTACTTCCTGCTGCGCCGCGACATCCACACGCTGCTGCGGACCGCGGCAACGGCCGTCGTCGCATCCCTGGCGGGCTTCGCGCTGGCGTGGAGCGACTCGGTGGAGTACTGGACGGAGACCGTCCGCAACACCGACCGGATCGGCACCGCCACGCTGAACACCAACCAGAACATCGCCGGTGCGCTGGCCCGGCTGGGACTCGGTGAGAGCCCACGGTTCATCCTGTGGGTGCTGGCATGCTTCGCGGTGCTCGCGCTGACGGTGTGGGCGGTCCGACGCGCCCTGCGCGGTGACACCGCCGATCAGACCACCGAGGCGCCCGTGCTCACGCTCGTGTGCGTCGCGTTGTTCGGCTTGGTGGTCTCACCGGTGTCGTGGTCGCACCACTGGGTGTGGATGCTGCCGGTTCTGGTGGTGACCGCGGTACTGGCCTACCGCCGCCGCAGCGTCTGGTTCGCGGCGCTCACCGCGGCGGGCCTCGCGCTGACGGTGTGGACGCCGATCACGCTGCTGCCCGAGCACCGCGAGACCACGGCGTCGTTGTGGCGTCAGCTGGCGGGCGGGTCCTACGTGTGGTGGGCGTTCGCGGTGATCGTGGTGATCGGGCTGGTGTCGTCGTCACGCACGCACACCGGTGATGCTCACGAAACCGATGAGCCGCTCGTGCCGCTCGCACGCGGCGAGGCCGGCTGA
- a CDS encoding class II 3-deoxy-7-phosphoheptulonate synthase, producing MNWTVDIPIDQLPPLPPLSDELRQRLDSALAKPAVQQPSWDPDAAKAMRTVLESVPPVTVPSEIEKLKGLLADVAQGKAFLLQGGDCAETFVDNTEPHIRANIRTLLQMAVVLTYGASMPVVKVARIAGQYAKPRSSDVDALGLKSYRGDMINGFAPDAAAREHDPSRLVRAYANASAAMNLMRALTSSGLASLHLVHEWNREFVRTSPAGARYEALAGEIDRGLNFMSACGVADRNLQTAEIFASHEALVLDYERAMLRLSNPAETDGAAKLYDQSAHYLWIGERTRQLDGAHVAFAEVIANPIGVKLGPTTTPELAVEYVERLDPNNEPGRLTLVTRMGNNKVRDLLPPIIEKVQATGHQVIWQCDPMHGNTHESSTGYKTRHFDRIVDEVQGFFEVHHALGTHPGGIHVEITGENVTECLGGAQDISDSDLAGRYETACDPRLNTQQSLELAFLVAEMLRD from the coding sequence GTGAACTGGACCGTCGACATCCCCATCGACCAGCTACCGCCTTTGCCGCCGCTGTCCGACGAGCTTCGGCAACGGCTGGATTCGGCACTGGCCAAGCCGGCTGTCCAGCAGCCCAGCTGGGACCCCGATGCCGCCAAGGCCATGCGCACGGTCCTGGAGAGCGTGCCGCCGGTCACCGTGCCGTCGGAGATCGAGAAGCTCAAGGGTCTGCTCGCCGACGTCGCGCAGGGCAAGGCGTTCCTGCTGCAGGGCGGTGACTGCGCCGAGACCTTCGTCGACAACACCGAACCGCACATCCGCGCCAACATCCGCACGCTGCTGCAGATGGCGGTGGTACTGACCTACGGCGCGAGCATGCCGGTGGTGAAGGTTGCCCGCATCGCCGGGCAGTACGCCAAGCCGCGGTCCTCCGACGTCGACGCGCTGGGGCTCAAGTCCTACCGCGGCGACATGATCAACGGTTTCGCCCCCGACGCCGCGGCCCGCGAACACGATCCGTCGCGTCTGGTGCGCGCGTACGCCAACGCGAGCGCGGCGATGAACCTGATGCGTGCGCTGACCTCGTCGGGGCTGGCGTCGCTGCATCTGGTGCACGAGTGGAACCGCGAATTCGTCCGCACGTCGCCCGCCGGAGCGCGTTACGAGGCGCTGGCCGGTGAGATCGACCGCGGCCTGAACTTCATGTCGGCCTGCGGTGTCGCCGACCGCAACCTGCAGACCGCCGAGATCTTCGCGAGCCACGAGGCCCTGGTGCTCGACTACGAGCGCGCGATGCTGCGCCTGTCCAACCCGGCCGAGACCGACGGTGCGGCCAAGCTGTACGACCAGTCGGCGCACTACCTGTGGATCGGTGAGCGCACACGGCAACTCGACGGCGCGCACGTCGCGTTCGCCGAGGTGATCGCCAACCCGATCGGCGTCAAGCTCGGTCCGACCACCACGCCGGAACTCGCCGTCGAGTACGTCGAGCGCCTTGACCCGAACAACGAACCGGGCCGGCTGACGCTCGTGACCCGCATGGGCAACAACAAGGTGCGCGACCTGCTGCCGCCGATCATCGAGAAGGTGCAGGCCACCGGACATCAGGTGATCTGGCAGTGCGACCCGATGCACGGCAACACCCATGAGTCGTCCACGGGGTACAAGACCAGGCACTTCGACCGCATCGTCGACGAGGTGCAGGGCTTTTTCGAGGTGCACCACGCGCTGGGCACGCATCCCGGCGGCATCCACGTCGAGATCACCGGCGAAAACGTCACCGAATGTCTCGGTGGGGCACAGGACATTTCGGATTCCGACCTGGCCGGCCGCTACGAGACCGCGTGCGATCCGCGTCTCAACACCCAGCAGAGCCTTGAACTCGCGTTCTTGGTCGCGGAGATGCTCCGCGATTAG
- a CDS encoding polyadenylate-specific 3'-exoribonuclease AS, translated as MRYFYDTEFIDDGRTIDLISIGVAAEDGREYYAISTEFNPDRAGRWVRKHVLPKLPSPSSKLWRSRRQIRAELEEFFGIDGDEPIELWAWVGAYDHVVLCQLWGPMTDLPPAMPRFTRELRQFWEDHGSPRMPARPTDAHDALVDARHNLERFQLITQAHKTALYRQLP; from the coding sequence ATGCGGTACTTCTACGACACCGAGTTCATCGACGACGGACGCACGATCGACCTGATCTCGATCGGCGTCGCCGCCGAGGACGGACGCGAGTACTACGCGATCTCCACGGAGTTCAACCCCGACCGGGCCGGCCGGTGGGTTCGCAAGCACGTGCTGCCCAAGCTGCCGTCGCCGTCGTCGAAGCTGTGGCGCTCGCGCCGGCAGATCCGCGCCGAACTCGAAGAGTTCTTCGGCATCGACGGCGACGAGCCCATCGAGCTGTGGGCCTGGGTGGGGGCCTACGACCACGTCGTGCTGTGCCAGCTGTGGGGGCCGATGACCGACCTACCGCCCGCCATGCCGCGGTTCACCCGCGAACTGCGCCAGTTCTGGGAGGACCACGGGTCACCTCGCATGCCAGCGCGGCCGACCGATGCGCACGACGCGCTGGTCGACGCACGCCACAACCTGGAGCGCTTCCAGCTCATCACGCAGGCTCACAAAACCGCGCTTTACCGGCAGTTACCATGA
- a CDS encoding ArsA family ATPase: protein MPPIPPPESPSVPARISLFVGKGGVGKSTLATATAVRDAQAGQRVLIVSTDQAHSTGDVLGIELAPTGERAPTRVLADMDTGSETGGFLDALALDTLALLEARWVEVAETLSARFGESDLGSVAPEELSALPGIQEVLGLYEVGELAESGQWDHVVVDCASTADALRMLTLPETFGLYLERAWPRHRRLSGTVDAATATIVALMERIDAGLRRVGSLLTDGSRVSAHLVLTPERVVAAEAARTLGSLALMGVEVAELLVNQILVQDDSFEYHNLPAHPAFDWYTERISEQQAVLDELDATIGDVSLVLVPHLAGEPIGPKALAELLEAARRRDGAPPPGPLKPIVDRESGSGLEAVYRMRLELPQVDSAALTLGRVDDDLIIGVGAMRRRVRLASVLRRCIVVDASLRGSQLTVRFRPNPEVWPV from the coding sequence GTGCCGCCGATCCCGCCGCCTGAGAGCCCGTCGGTACCCGCCCGGATCAGCCTGTTCGTCGGCAAGGGCGGTGTCGGTAAGTCGACGCTGGCGACGGCCACCGCGGTGCGCGACGCGCAGGCGGGTCAGCGGGTGCTCATCGTGTCGACCGACCAGGCGCATTCCACGGGCGACGTACTGGGCATCGAGCTGGCGCCGACGGGGGAGCGGGCGCCGACGCGCGTGCTCGCCGACATGGACACCGGTTCGGAGACCGGCGGGTTCCTCGACGCCCTGGCCCTGGACACGCTCGCACTGCTCGAGGCGCGGTGGGTGGAGGTCGCCGAGACGCTGTCGGCACGTTTTGGTGAATCCGATCTGGGAAGCGTTGCACCGGAAGAGCTCTCGGCTCTCCCGGGCATCCAGGAGGTGCTGGGTCTCTACGAGGTCGGCGAGCTCGCCGAGTCGGGGCAGTGGGATCACGTCGTGGTGGACTGCGCCTCCACCGCCGACGCGTTGCGCATGCTCACCCTGCCCGAGACGTTCGGTCTGTACCTGGAGCGCGCGTGGCCCCGGCACCGCCGCCTGTCCGGCACCGTCGACGCGGCCACCGCGACGATCGTCGCGCTCATGGAGCGCATCGACGCGGGCCTGCGCAGGGTCGGTTCGCTGCTCACCGACGGCTCGCGCGTCAGCGCCCACCTGGTGCTCACCCCCGAGCGGGTGGTCGCGGCCGAGGCGGCCCGCACACTGGGCTCGCTCGCGCTCATGGGTGTCGAGGTGGCCGAACTGCTCGTCAATCAGATTTTGGTTCAGGATGATTCGTTCGAGTACCACAACTTGCCCGCGCATCCCGCATTCGACTGGTACACCGAGCGCATCTCCGAGCAGCAGGCCGTGCTCGACGAACTCGACGCCACGATCGGTGACGTGTCGCTCGTGCTGGTGCCGCACCTGGCGGGCGAGCCGATCGGGCCCAAGGCGCTCGCAGAGCTGCTCGAAGCAGCGCGGCGCCGCGACGGCGCGCCCCCGCCAGGGCCGCTGAAGCCGATCGTGGACCGCGAATCCGGTTCCGGACTCGAAGCCGTGTACCGGATGCGGTTGGAGTTGCCGCAGGTCGATTCAGCCGCGCTGACGCTGGGCCGGGTCGACGACGACTTGATCATCGGAGTCGGCGCCATGCGGCGCCGTGTACGGTTGGCGTCTGTCCTGCGACGGTGCATCGTCGTGGACGCCTCGTTGCGGGGCAGTCAGCTGACGGTGCGATTCCGTCCGAATCCGGAGGTGTGGCCGGTATGA
- a CDS encoding AMP-dependent synthetase/ligase yields MREDSIPASFTVGEYDNVAGCVYAHETDDPDHVILRRLVDGTWTDVTCAQAAAQIRSAALGLIAEGIQPGDRVAILSATRYEWPIIDFAILSIGAVTVPIYETSAAEQVRFVLENSESVLVFAETDAHADKVEQLRDQLPALRKVFRIDGSGTPALDALAEAGKDVDPAELDKRLANIKSSDPATLIYTSGTTGQPKGCQLTHSNLLYEIRGQKECFPDHLAKGERILVFLPLAHVLARAITIGAFANKVTLGFTSDIKNLVPMFGVFKPTLVISVPRVFEKVYNTAEQNARNDGKGKIFEIAAETAIEFSKAQDKGGPGLLLRVKHAVFDKLVYGKLRAALGGECHAAISGGAPLGERLGHFYRGVGLSIYEGYGLTETSAAITVNRLNDLKVGSVGRLVPGNSMRIADDGELLVKGGVVFNGYWKNEDETKAVIDADGWFHTGDLGAIDDNGFLTIVGRKKEIIVTAGGKNVAPALLEDRLRAHPLISQAMAVGDKQPFIAALITIDPEAFPAWKERNAKSASATVAELAEDPDLIAEINLAVKEANQAVSNAEAIRKFRILPVDFTEDTGELTPTLKVKRKVVAEKFATDIAALYA; encoded by the coding sequence GTGCGTGAGGACAGCATTCCCGCATCGTTCACCGTCGGCGAGTACGACAACGTGGCCGGCTGCGTATACGCCCACGAGACCGACGACCCGGACCACGTGATCCTGCGCCGCCTGGTGGACGGGACGTGGACCGATGTGACCTGCGCACAGGCCGCCGCCCAGATCCGTTCGGCGGCTTTGGGTTTGATCGCCGAAGGCATTCAGCCCGGCGACCGGGTGGCCATCCTGTCGGCCACCCGCTACGAGTGGCCGATCATCGACTTCGCGATCCTGTCCATCGGCGCGGTGACCGTCCCGATCTACGAGACCTCGGCCGCTGAGCAGGTGCGTTTCGTGCTCGAGAACTCCGAGTCGGTCCTCGTGTTCGCCGAGACCGATGCCCATGCCGACAAGGTCGAGCAACTCAGGGATCAGTTGCCCGCACTGCGCAAGGTGTTCCGCATCGACGGCTCCGGCACCCCGGCTCTCGACGCACTCGCCGAGGCGGGCAAGGACGTCGACCCGGCTGAACTGGACAAGCGCCTGGCCAACATCAAGTCGTCTGATCCGGCCACGCTGATCTACACCTCGGGCACCACCGGCCAGCCCAAGGGCTGCCAGCTCACGCATTCGAACCTGCTTTACGAGATCCGCGGGCAGAAGGAGTGCTTCCCCGATCACCTGGCCAAGGGTGAGCGGATCCTGGTGTTCCTTCCGCTGGCGCACGTGCTGGCCCGCGCCATCACGATCGGCGCGTTCGCCAACAAGGTCACGCTCGGCTTCACCAGCGACATCAAGAACCTGGTCCCGATGTTCGGGGTGTTCAAGCCGACGCTGGTGATCTCGGTCCCGCGCGTGTTCGAGAAGGTCTACAACACCGCCGAGCAGAATGCCCGCAACGACGGCAAGGGCAAGATCTTCGAGATCGCCGCCGAGACCGCCATCGAGTTCAGCAAGGCCCAGGACAAGGGCGGCCCAGGCCTGCTGCTGCGCGTCAAGCACGCGGTGTTCGACAAGCTGGTCTACGGCAAGCTGCGCGCCGCGCTGGGCGGCGAGTGCCACGCCGCGATCTCCGGCGGCGCGCCGCTGGGCGAACGGCTCGGCCACTTCTACCGCGGTGTCGGCCTGAGCATCTACGAGGGTTACGGGCTCACCGAGACCAGCGCCGCGATCACCGTGAACCGGCTCAACGACCTCAAGGTCGGATCGGTCGGAAGGCTCGTCCCCGGCAACAGCATGCGCATCGCCGACGACGGCGAGCTGCTGGTCAAGGGCGGCGTGGTGTTCAACGGCTACTGGAAGAACGAGGACGAGACCAAGGCCGTGATCGACGCCGACGGCTGGTTCCACACCGGTGACCTCGGCGCCATCGACGACAACGGGTTCCTCACCATCGTCGGCCGCAAGAAGGAGATCATCGTGACCGCGGGCGGCAAGAACGTCGCCCCCGCACTGCTCGAAGACCGGCTGCGCGCGCACCCGCTGATCAGCCAGGCCATGGCAGTCGGCGACAAACAGCCGTTCATCGCCGCGCTCATCACGATCGACCCCGAGGCGTTCCCCGCCTGGAAGGAACGCAACGCCAAGAGCGCGAGCGCCACAGTGGCCGAATTGGCCGAGGACCCGGACCTGATCGCCGAGATCAACCTCGCGGTCAAGGAGGCCAATCAGGCCGTCTCCAACGCCGAGGCGATCCGCAAGTTCCGCATCCTGCCGGTCGACTTCACCGAGGACACCGGAGAACTCACCCCGACGCTGAAGGTCAAGCGCAAGGTGGTGGCCGAGAAGTTCGCCACCGACATCGCGGCGCTCTACGCCTGA